One stretch of Halichoerus grypus chromosome 8, mHalGry1.hap1.1, whole genome shotgun sequence DNA includes these proteins:
- the PLIN1 gene encoding perilipin-1 isoform X1, with product MTAVNKDPTLVDGDLPEQENVLQRVLQLPVVSGTCECFQKTYTSTKEAHPLVASVCNAYEKGVQGASSLAAWSMEPVVRRLSTQFIAANELACRGLDHLEEKIPALQYPPEKIASELKDTISTRLRSARNSISVPITSTSDKVLGAALASYELAWGVAKDTAEYAANTRAGRLASGGADLALGSVEKMVEFLLPSAKEESAPAPGQQQAQKPSKAKPSLMHRVGALASTLSQHTFQTTARALKQGHALAMWIPGVAPLSSLAQWGAEAAMQVVSRRQSEVRVPWLHNLAAAQDEDHDDRTDTEGEETEEEEESDTEENKLSEVAALPSPQGVLGSVAHVLQKAAWSTVSAVTWAPMAVLGSAARMLGLSPARAASPTKGRAMSLSDALKGVTDNVVDTVVHYVPLPRLSLMEPESEFRDIEEAERREAERRASGAPPAGPEPAPRPPQPRGSLRPARSPAAPPGPGPEDRVDAPAATRPAFPAVAREKPRRRVSDSFFRPSVMEPILGRAQYSQLRKKS from the exons GAGCAGGAGAACGTGTTGCAGAGGGTCCTGCAGCTGCCGGTGGTGAGCGGCACCTGTGAGTGTTTCCAGAAGACCTACACCAGCACCAAGGAAGCCCACCCGCTGGTGGCCTCTGTATGCAATGCCTACGAGAAGGGTGTGCAGGGCGCCAGCAGCCTGGCGGCCTGGAGCATGGAGCCGGTGGTCCGCAGGCTGTCCACCCAGT TCATAGCTGCCAACGAGCTGGCCTGCCGTGGCCTGGACCACCTGGAGGAAAAGATCCCAGCCCTCCAGTACCCTCCTGAAAAG aTCGCCTCTGAGCTGAAGGACACCATCTCTACCCGCCTTCGCAGTGCCCGCAATAGCATCAGCGTGCCCATCACCAGCACTTCGGACAAGGTCCTGGGGGCCGCTCTGGCCAGCTATGAGCTCGCCTGGGGGGTAGCCAAAGACACTGCCGAGTATGCCGCGAACACCCGAGCCGGCCGGCTGGCCTCCGGAGGGGCTGACTTGGCCCTGGGTAGTGTTGAGAAGATGGTAGAGTTCCTCCTCCCTTCAGCCAAGGAAGAGTCAG CCCCTGCTCCAGGACAGCAGCAGGCCCAGAAGCCCTCCAAAGCCAAGCCGAGCCTCATGCACAGGGTTGGGGCCCTGGCCAGCACCCTCTCTCAGCACACCTTCCAGACCACAGCCCGGGCACTGAAGCAGGGCCACGCCCTGGCCATGTGGATCCCAGGTGTGGCACCCCTG AGCAGTCTGGCCCAGTGGGGCGCGGAGGCCGCCATGCAGGTGGTGTCCCGGCGACAGAGTGAGGTGCGAGTGCCCTGGCTGCACAACCTCGCCGCCGCCCAGGACGAGGACCACGACGACCGGACGGACACGGAGGGGGAGGagacggaggaggaggaggaatctGACACCGAGGAGAACAAGCTCAGCGAG GtggcagccctgcccagcccGCAAGGCGTCCTGGGCAGCGTGGCGCACGTGCTGCAGAAGGCCGCGTGGAGCACCGTCTCAGCCGTCACGTGGGCGCCGATGGCTGTGCTGGGCTCGGCGGCGAGGATGCTGGGCCTCAGCCCGGCCCGCGCCGCCTCCCCCACCAAGGGGAGGGCCATGTCCCTGTCAGACGCCCTGAAGGGCGTCACTGACAACGTGGTAGACACGGTGGTCCACTACGTGCCG CTCCCCAGGCTGTCGCTGATGGAGCCCGAGAGCGAATTCCGGGACATCGAAGAGGCCGAGCGCCGGGAGGCGGAGCGCAGGGCGTCTGGGGCGCCGCCCGCCGGCCCCGAGCCCGCGCCGCGCCCCCCGCAGCCCCGCGGCAGCCTGCGGCCCGCGCGCAGCCCCGCGGCGCCCCCCGGCCCGGGGCCGGAGGACAGGGTGGACGCGCCCGCCGCAACGCGCCCGGCCTTCCCGGCGGTGGCCCGCGAGAAGCCGAGGCGCAGGGTCAGCGACAGCTTCTTCCGGCCCAGCGTCATGGAGCCCATCCTGGGCCGCGCGCAGTACAGCCAGCTGCGCAAGAAGAGCTGA
- the PLIN1 gene encoding perilipin-1 isoform X2 yields MTAVNKDPTLVDGDLPEQENVLQRVLQLPVVSGTCECFQKTYTSTKEAHPLVASVCNAYEKGVQGASSLAAWSMEPVVRRLSTQFIAANELACRGLDHLEEKIPALQYPPEKIASELKDTISTRLRSARNSISVPITSTSDKVLGAALASYELAWGVAKDTAEYAANTRAGRLASGGADLALGSVEKMVEFLLPSAKEESAPAPGQQQAQKPSKAKPSLMHRVGALASTLSQHTFQTTARALKQGHALAMWIPGVAPLSSLAQWGAEAAMQVVSRRQSEVRVPWLHNLAAAQDEDHDDRTDTEGEETEEEEESDTEENKLSELPRLSLMEPESEFRDIEEAERREAERRASGAPPAGPEPAPRPPQPRGSLRPARSPAAPPGPGPEDRVDAPAATRPAFPAVAREKPRRRVSDSFFRPSVMEPILGRAQYSQLRKKS; encoded by the exons GAGCAGGAGAACGTGTTGCAGAGGGTCCTGCAGCTGCCGGTGGTGAGCGGCACCTGTGAGTGTTTCCAGAAGACCTACACCAGCACCAAGGAAGCCCACCCGCTGGTGGCCTCTGTATGCAATGCCTACGAGAAGGGTGTGCAGGGCGCCAGCAGCCTGGCGGCCTGGAGCATGGAGCCGGTGGTCCGCAGGCTGTCCACCCAGT TCATAGCTGCCAACGAGCTGGCCTGCCGTGGCCTGGACCACCTGGAGGAAAAGATCCCAGCCCTCCAGTACCCTCCTGAAAAG aTCGCCTCTGAGCTGAAGGACACCATCTCTACCCGCCTTCGCAGTGCCCGCAATAGCATCAGCGTGCCCATCACCAGCACTTCGGACAAGGTCCTGGGGGCCGCTCTGGCCAGCTATGAGCTCGCCTGGGGGGTAGCCAAAGACACTGCCGAGTATGCCGCGAACACCCGAGCCGGCCGGCTGGCCTCCGGAGGGGCTGACTTGGCCCTGGGTAGTGTTGAGAAGATGGTAGAGTTCCTCCTCCCTTCAGCCAAGGAAGAGTCAG CCCCTGCTCCAGGACAGCAGCAGGCCCAGAAGCCCTCCAAAGCCAAGCCGAGCCTCATGCACAGGGTTGGGGCCCTGGCCAGCACCCTCTCTCAGCACACCTTCCAGACCACAGCCCGGGCACTGAAGCAGGGCCACGCCCTGGCCATGTGGATCCCAGGTGTGGCACCCCTG AGCAGTCTGGCCCAGTGGGGCGCGGAGGCCGCCATGCAGGTGGTGTCCCGGCGACAGAGTGAGGTGCGAGTGCCCTGGCTGCACAACCTCGCCGCCGCCCAGGACGAGGACCACGACGACCGGACGGACACGGAGGGGGAGGagacggaggaggaggaggaatctGACACCGAGGAGAACAAGCTCAGCGAG CTCCCCAGGCTGTCGCTGATGGAGCCCGAGAGCGAATTCCGGGACATCGAAGAGGCCGAGCGCCGGGAGGCGGAGCGCAGGGCGTCTGGGGCGCCGCCCGCCGGCCCCGAGCCCGCGCCGCGCCCCCCGCAGCCCCGCGGCAGCCTGCGGCCCGCGCGCAGCCCCGCGGCGCCCCCCGGCCCGGGGCCGGAGGACAGGGTGGACGCGCCCGCCGCAACGCGCCCGGCCTTCCCGGCGGTGGCCCGCGAGAAGCCGAGGCGCAGGGTCAGCGACAGCTTCTTCCGGCCCAGCGTCATGGAGCCCATCCTGGGCCGCGCGCAGTACAGCCAGCTGCGCAAGAAGAGCTGA